One genomic region from Equus asinus isolate D_3611 breed Donkey chromosome 8, EquAss-T2T_v2, whole genome shotgun sequence encodes:
- the LOC139046020 gene encoding putative olfactory receptor 2B8 yields the protein MERANDSTFSGFILLGFSNRPQLETALFVAILIIYFLSFLGNGTIILLSVLDPRLHTPMYFFLSNLSFMDLCLTTCTVPQTVANFKGKDKTITYGGCVTQLFIALGLGGVECVLLSVMAYDRYAAVCCPLHYMVIMHPQLGLQLVVTAWLTGFGNSVVQTALTMTLPLCGKNRVDHFFCEVPVMLKLACTNTSINEAELFAVSVFFLVVPLSLILVSYGHIPRAVLKIKSAHGRWKAFGTCGSHLMVVIIFFGTLISMYLQPPSSYSQDVNKSIALFYTLVTPLLNPLIYTLRNKEVKGALRRLVRRTRD from the coding sequence ATGGAAAGAGCTAATGACAGCACCTTCTCTGGATTCATTCTCCTGGGCTTCTCCAACAGACCTCAGCTAGAAACGGCTCTCTTTGTGGCCATCCTGATCATCTACTTTTTGAGCTTTCTAGGTAATGGCACAATTATCCTTTTGTCAGTTTTGGATCCTCGCCTCCATACccctatgtatttcttcctctccaacctctcTTTCATGGATCTTTGTTTGACTACTTGCACTGTCCCTCAGACAGTGGCCAACTTTAAGGGGAAGGACAAGACCATCACCTATGGTGGCTGTGTGACCCAGCTCTTCATTGCCTTGGGACTCGGGGGAGTGGAGTGTGTCCTCCTGTctgtcatggcctatgaccgctatgcgGCTGTGTGCTGCCCACTCCACTACATGGTGATCATGCATCCCCAGCTTGGCTTGCAGCTTGTTGTGACTGCTTGGCTTACAGGGTTTGGCAATTCTGTAGTACAGACGGCATTGACCATGACTCTTCCCCTCTGTGGTAAAAACCGAGTagaccacttcttctgtgaagttCCAGTGATGCTAAAACTGGCCTGCACCAACACCTCCATCAATGAGGCTGAACTCTTTGCTGTCAGTGTCTTCTTCTTGGTGGTGCCCCTGTCATTAATCTTAGTATCCTATGGTCACATTCCCCGTGCAGTCCTGAAGATAAAATCAGCCCATGGAAGGTGGAAGGCTTTTGGAACCTGTGGCTCTCACCTAATGGTAGTGATCATTTTCTTTGGCACACTCATCTCCATGTacctccagcctccctccagtTATTCGCAGGATGTGAACAAAAGCATTGCCCTCTTCTATACTCTGGTGACTCCCTTGCTGAATCCCCTGATTTACACTTTGAGGAACAAGGAAGTCAAAGGGGCGCTAAGGAGACTAGTGAGGAGAACCAGAGACTAG